The DNA sequence TGTCACCCTTCGACGCCCGAAGATGATCACGAGAACCGCGAAAAGGAACAGCGCGTCCAACGCGAGGAAGGACAGTATGGCGGGAGACGCATCGGAAACGACTCTCATCGCAACCTCCAGCAGAGATAGAGCGTTCCGGGCCGCGATCCCGAGCAAGCCCGAAGCCGTCTTGGCATGAGCGATCGCCCCAACTACAATCCGATCCGCCGACCAGGACGCCGTCCAGCCGTATACCGCGACTCCGAGTGCCGCCAGTATCAGAAGGCCGAGTAGCCAGGACGCGCCCAGCCACGCCAGGATAAGCCCGGGATAGCTCCTTCCCGGCACGCGCCTCGACGCCGGATGCGATTCCGGCAGGCGCGCCATCACCGCGGCGGCGATATCTACGTTCGGCACGTCCTCTCGCGCCGCATCGAGCGAGTGACAGATGTCCGACATGCTCGAGTGCCATTCCCGGCACGATTCACACTCATCCAAGTGCCGATACGCTTCCGACTCACCCGGATGAACTTCACCG is a window from the Armatimonadota bacterium genome containing:
- a CDS encoding zf-HC2 domain-containing protein produces the protein MNCDKAREILNTLLDGEVHPGESEAYRHLDECESCREWHSSMSDICHSLDAAREDVPNVDIAAAVMARLPESHPASRRVPGRSYPGLILAWLGASWLLGLLILAALGVAVYGWTASWSADRIVVGAIAHAKTASGLLGIAARNALSLLEVAMRVVSDASPAILSFLALDALFLFAVLVIIFGRRRVTQTSVLFC